In one window of Cynocephalus volans isolate mCynVol1 chromosome 6, mCynVol1.pri, whole genome shotgun sequence DNA:
- the LOC134380161 gene encoding sulfotransferase 1A1, giving the protein MEQIQDTSRPPLTYVKGIPLIKYFAEALELLQDFQAQPDDLLISTYPKSGTTWVSQILDMIYKDGDLEKCCQAPIFIRVPFLEFKGPGVPTGLETLKDVPAPRLIKTHLPLALLPQTLLDQKVKVIYIARNAKDVAVSYYHFYRMAKVHPDPGTWDSFLEKFMAGEVSYGSWYQHVREWWELSRTHPILYLFYEDMKENPKREVQKILEFVGRSLPEETVDFITQHTSFKEMKENPMTNYSTVPFDLMDHSVSAFMRKGIVGDWKTTFTVAQNEHFEAHYSEKMAGSGLSFCSEL; this is encoded by the exons ATGGAGCAGATCCAGGACACCTCCCGCCCACCACTGACATATGTGAAGGGCATCCCGCTCATCAAGTACTTTGCAGAGGCCCTGGAATTGCTGCAGGACTTCCAGGCCCAGCCTGATGATCTGCTCATCAGCACCTATCCCAAGTCCG gcACCACTTGGGTGAGTCAGATACTGGACATGATCTACAAGGATGGCGACCTAGAGAAGTGTTGCCAGGCCCCCATCTTTATCAGGGTGCCATTCCTTGAGTTCAAAGGCCCAGGGGTTCCCACAG GTCTTGAGACTCTGAAAGATGTACCAGCCCCACGGCTCATCAAGACGCACTTGCCCCTGGCCCTGCTCCCCCAGACTCTGTTGGATCAGAAGGTCAAG GTGATCTACATTGCTCGCAATGCGAAGGATGTAGCCGTCTCTTATTACCACTTCTACCGCATGGCCAAGGTGCACCCTGACCCCGGCACCTGGGACAGCTTCCTGGAGAAGTTCATGGCTGGAGAAG TGAGCTACGGGTCCTGGTACCAGCACGTGCGGGAGTGGTGGGAGCTCAGTCGCACCCACCCCATTCTCTACCTCTTCTACGAGGACATGAAGGAG AACCCCAAAAGGGAGGTTCAGAAGATCCTGGAGTTTGTGGGGCGCTCCCTGCCAGAGGAGACTGTGGATTTCATCACCCAGCACACGTCTTTCAAGGAAATGAAGGAGAACCCCATGACTAACTACAGCACCGTACCCTTTGACCTCATGGACCACAGTGTTTCCGCCTTCATGAGGAAAG GCATTGTGGGGGACTGGAAAACCACCTTCACCGTGGCCCAGAACGAGCACTTCGAAGCCCACTACTCCGAGAAGATGGCAGGCAGCGGCCTCAGCTTCTGCTCAGAGCTGTGA
- the BOLA2B gene encoding bolA-like protein 2 isoform X1, whose protein sequence is MELSADYLREKLQRDLEAEHVEVEDTTLNRCSSSFRVLVVSTKFEGKPLLQRHRLVNTCLAEELPHIHAFEQKTLTPEQWARARQK, encoded by the exons ATGGAACTCAGCGCCGACTACCTCCGAGAGAAGCTGCAGCGGGACCTGGAGGCGGAGCACGTG GAGGTGGAGGACACGACTCTCAACCGCTGCTCGTCCAGCTTCCGAGTCCTGGTGGTGTCGACCAAGTTCGAGGGGAAGCCGCTGCTTCAGAGACACCG GCTGGTGAACACGTGCCTAGCCGAAGAGCTCCCGCACATCCATGCCTTTGAGCAGAAAACCCTGACTCCAGAGCAGTGGGCTCGTGCGCGGCAGAAATGA
- the BOLA2B gene encoding bolA-like protein 2 isoform X2, whose product MELSADYLREKLQRDLEAEHVLPSPGGVDQVRGEAAASETPAGEHVPSRRAPAHPCL is encoded by the exons ATGGAACTCAGCGCCGACTACCTCCGAGAGAAGCTGCAGCGGGACCTGGAGGCGGAGCACGTG CTTCCGAGTCCTGGTGGTGTCGACCAAGTTCGAGGGGAAGCCGCTGCTTCAGAGACACCG GCTGGTGAACACGTGCCTAGCCGAAGAGCTCCCGCACATCCATGCCTTTGA
- the SGF29 gene encoding SAGA-associated factor 29 isoform X3: MQTENKISPYYRTKLRGLYTTAKADAEAECNILRKALDKIAEIKSLLEERRIAAKIAGLYNDSEPPRKTMRRGVLMTLLQQSAMTLPLWIGKPGDKPPPLCGAIPASGDYVAKPGDKVAARVKAVDGDEQWILAEVVSYSHATNKYEVDDIDEEGKERHTLSRRRIIPLPQWKANPETDPEALFQKEQLVLALYPQTTCFYRALIHTPPQRPQDDYSVLFEDTSYADGYSPPLNVAQRYVVACKEPKKK; this comes from the exons ATGCAGACAGAAAACAAGA TTTCTCCCTATTACCGGACAAAGCTGCGTGGCCTCTATACAACTGCCAAGGCTGATGCAGAGGCCGAGTGCAA CATCCTCCGGAAGGCCCTAGATAAGATTGCTGAAATCAAGTCTCTGTTGGAAGAGAGGCGGATCG CGGCCAAGATTGCGGGCCTGTACAATGACTCGGAGCCCCCTCGGAAGACCATGCGCAGAGGGGTGCTGATGACCCTGCTGCAGCAGTCAGCCATGACTTTGCCTCTGTGGATTGGGAAGCCTGGCGACAA GCCCCCACCTCTTTGTGGGGCCATTCCAGCCTCAGGGGACTACGTGGCCAAACCTGGAGACAAAGTGGCTGCCCGGGTGAAGGCTGTGGATGGGGATGAACAGTGGATCCTGGCTGAAGTGGTCAGTTACAGCCATGCCACCAACAA GTATGAGGTGGATGACATTGATGAGGAAGGCAAAGA GAGACACACCCTGAGCCGACGGCGGATCATCCCTCTGCCCCAGTGGAAGGCCAACCCTGAGACAGACCCCGAAGCCTTATTCCAGAAGGAGCAGCTGGTGCTGGCCCTGTATCCCCAGACCACCTGCTTCTACCGGGCCCTGATCCACACGCCCCCGCAGCGG CCCCAGGACGACTACTCGGTCCTGTTTGAAGACACCTCGTATGCAGATGGCTACTCCCCTCCCCTTAATGTGGCCCAGAGGTATGTGGTGGCTTGTAAGGAGCCCAAGAAAAAGTGA
- the CORO1A gene encoding coronin-1A, with product MSRQVVRSSKFRHVFGQPAKADQCYEDVRVSQTTWDSGFCAVNPKFVALICEASGGGAFLVLPLGKTGRVDKNVPMVCGHTAPVLDIAWCPHNDNVIASGSEDCTVMVWEIPDGGLVLPLREPVVTLEGHTKRVGIVSWHPTAQNVLLSAGCDNVILVWDVGTGEAVLTLGPDVHPDTIYSVDWSRDGTLICTSCRDKRVRIIEPRKGTIVAEKDRPHEGTRPVRAVFVSDGKILTTGFSRMSERQVALWDTKHLEEPLSLQELDTSSGVLLPFFDPDTNIVYLCGKGDSSIRYFEITSEAPFLHFLSMFSSKESQRGMGYMPKRGLEVNKCEIARFYKLHERRCEPIAMTVPRKSDLFQEDLYPPTAGPDPALTAEEWLGGRDASPLLISLKDGYVPPKSRELRVHRGLDTGRRRAAPEASGTPSSDAVSRLEEEMKKLQATVQELQKRLDRLEETVQAK from the exons ATGAGCCGGCAGGTGGTTCGTTCCAGCAAGTTCCGCCATGTGTTTGGACAGCCGGCCAAGGCTGACCAGTGCTATGAGGATGTGCGCGTCTCACAGACAACCTGGGACAGTGGCTTCTGCGCCGTCAACCCCAAGTTCGTGGCCCTGATCTGTGAGGCCAGTGGGGGAGGGGCTTTCCTGGTGCTGCCCCTGGGCAAG ACTGGACGTGTGGACAAGAATGTGCCCATGGTCTGTGGCCACACAGCCCCTGTGTTGGACATCGCCTGGTGCCCGCACAATGACAACGTCATTGCCAGTGGCTCCGAGGACTGTACAGTCATG GTGTGGGAGATCCCAGATGGTGGCCTGGTGCTGCCCCTACGGGAGCCTGTTGTCACCCTGGAGGGCCACACCAAGCGTGTGGGCATCGTGTCATGGCACCCCACAGCCCAGAATGTGCTGCTCAGTGCAG GCTGTGACAACGTGATCCTGGTGTGGGATGTGGGCACTGGGGAGGCTGTGCTGACGCTGGGCCCAGATGTGCACCCGGACACAATCTACAGCGTGGACTGGAGCCGTGACGGCACCCTCATCTGCACCTCCTGCCGCGACAAGCGTGTGCGCATCATCGAGCCCCGCAAAGGCACTATCGTAGCT GAGAAGGATCGTCCCCATGAGGGGACCCGGCCTGTGCGCGCTGTGTTTGTATCGGATGGAAAGATCCTAACCACAGGCTTCAGCCGCATGAGTGAGCGGCAGGTGGCGCTGTGGGATACA AAGCACCTGGAGGAGCCGCTGTCCCTGCAGGAGCTGGACACCAGCAGCGGCGTCCTGCTGCCCTTCTTTGACCCCGACACCAACATTGTCTACCTCTGTGGCAAG GGTGACAGCTCCATCCGGTACTTCGAGATCACTTCCGAGGCCCCATTCCTGCACTTTCTCTCCATGTTCAGTTCCAAGGAATCCCAGCGTGGCATGGGCTACATGCCCAAACGTGGCCTGGAGGTGAACAAGTGTGAGATTGCCAG ATTCTACAAGCTGCACGAGCGGAGGTGCGAGCCCATCGCCATGACAGTGCCTAGAAAG TCGGACCTGTTCCAGGAGGACCTGTACCCGCCCACCGCAGGGCCTGACCCTGCCCTCACGGCCGAGGAGTGGCTAGGGGGTCGGGATGCCAGTCCCCTCCTCATTTCCCTAAAGGATGGCTATGTACCCCCAAAGAGCCGGGAGCTGCGGGTCCACCGGGGCCTGGACACTGGGCGCAGGAGGGCAGCACCAGAGGCCAGTGGCACTCCTAGCTCG GATGCTGTCTCCCGGCtggaggaagaaatgaagaagctCCAGGCCACGGTGCAGGAGCTACAGAAGCGCTTGGACAGGCTGGAGGAGACAGTCCAGGCTAAGTAG
- the SLX1A gene encoding structure-specific endonuclease subunit SLX1 encodes MGPLEGAARPGRFFGVYLLYCLNPGHRGRVYVGFTVNPARRVQQHNGGRRKGGAWRTSGRGPWEMVLIVHGFPSAVAALRFEWAWQHPHASRRLAHVGPRLRSEDAFAFHLRVLAHMLRAPPWARLPLTLRWLRPDFRRDLCPPPPPHVPQAFGPPPPRTSAPRCRVGTIAATELEPSRGAEARCALCARVLQDEEGPLFCPHPGCPLRAHVFCLAEEFLLEEPGQLLPLEGQCPSCKNSLLWGDLIWLCQMGTEEEEEDSELEEEHWTDMLET; translated from the exons ATGGGTCCCCTGGAGGGCGCGGCGAGGCCAGGGCGCTTCTTCGGCGTCTACCTGCTGTACTGCCTGAATCCCGGGCACCGGGGCCGCGTCTACGTGGGGTTCACCGTCAACCCTGCTCGTCGGGTCCAGCAGCACAACGGGGGCCGCAGAAAGGGCGGGGCCTGGCGGACCAGCGGGCGAGGGCCCTG GGAGATGGTGCTCATCGTGCATGGCTTCCCGTCCGCCGTGGCCGCCCTTCGG TTCGAGTGGGCCTGGCAGCACCCGCACGCCTCGCGCCGCCTGGCGCATGTTGGCCCGCGCCTGCGCAGCGAGGACGCCTTCGCCTTCCACCTACGCGTGCTGGCGCACATGCTGCGCGCGCCGCCCTGGGCGCGTCTCCCGCTCACTCTGCGCTGGCTGCGGCCCGACTTCCGTCGCGACCTctgcccgccgccgccgccgcacgTGCCGCAGGCCTTCGGGCCCCCACCGCCCCGAACTTCGGCCCCAAGGTGCCGCGTCGGCACCATTGCTGCCACCGAGCTGGAACCCAGCCGAGGCGCCGAGGCCCGCTGCGCCCTGTGTGCCCGCGTGCTGCAG GATGAAGAGGGCCCCCTCTTTTGCCCCCACCCTGGCTGCCCCCTAAGGGCCCACGTGTTCTGCCTGGCAGAGGAGTTCCTTCTGGAAGAACCAGGGCAGCTTCTGCCCCTAGAAGGCCAATGTCCTAG CTGTAAGAACTCACTGCTTTGGGGAGACTTGATCTGGCTGTGCCAGATGggcactgaggaggaggaagaagactcGGAATTAGAAGAG GAACACTGGACAGACATGCTGGAGACCTAA
- the SGF29 gene encoding SAGA-associated factor 29 isoform X2: MALVSADSRIAELLTELHQLIKQTQEERSRSEHNLVNIQKTHERMQTENKISPYYRTKLRGLYTTAKADAEAECNILRKALDKIAEIKSLLEERRIAAKIAGLYNDSEPPRKTMRRGVLMTLLQQSAMTLPLWIGKPGDKPPPLCGAIPASGDYVAKPGDKVAARVKAVDGDEQWILAEVVSYSHATNKRHTLSRRRIIPLPQWKANPETDPEALFQKEQLVLALYPQTTCFYRALIHTPPQRPQDDYSVLFEDTSYADGYSPPLNVAQRYVVACKEPKKK; the protein is encoded by the exons GAGGAGCGATCACGGAGCGAACACAACCTTGTTAACATCCAGAAGACCCATGAGCGGATGCAGACAGAAAACAAGA TTTCTCCCTATTACCGGACAAAGCTGCGTGGCCTCTATACAACTGCCAAGGCTGATGCAGAGGCCGAGTGCAA CATCCTCCGGAAGGCCCTAGATAAGATTGCTGAAATCAAGTCTCTGTTGGAAGAGAGGCGGATCG CGGCCAAGATTGCGGGCCTGTACAATGACTCGGAGCCCCCTCGGAAGACCATGCGCAGAGGGGTGCTGATGACCCTGCTGCAGCAGTCAGCCATGACTTTGCCTCTGTGGATTGGGAAGCCTGGCGACAA GCCCCCACCTCTTTGTGGGGCCATTCCAGCCTCAGGGGACTACGTGGCCAAACCTGGAGACAAAGTGGCTGCCCGGGTGAAGGCTGTGGATGGGGATGAACAGTGGATCCTGGCTGAAGTGGTCAGTTACAGCCATGCCACCAACAA GAGACACACCCTGAGCCGACGGCGGATCATCCCTCTGCCCCAGTGGAAGGCCAACCCTGAGACAGACCCCGAAGCCTTATTCCAGAAGGAGCAGCTGGTGCTGGCCCTGTATCCCCAGACCACCTGCTTCTACCGGGCCCTGATCCACACGCCCCCGCAGCGG CCCCAGGACGACTACTCGGTCCTGTTTGAAGACACCTCGTATGCAGATGGCTACTCCCCTCCCCTTAATGTGGCCCAGAGGTATGTGGTGGCTTGTAAGGAGCCCAAGAAAAAGTGA
- the SGF29 gene encoding SAGA-associated factor 29 isoform X1, which produces MALVSADSRIAELLTELHQLIKQTQEERSRSEHNLVNIQKTHERMQTENKISPYYRTKLRGLYTTAKADAEAECNILRKALDKIAEIKSLLEERRIAAKIAGLYNDSEPPRKTMRRGVLMTLLQQSAMTLPLWIGKPGDKPPPLCGAIPASGDYVAKPGDKVAARVKAVDGDEQWILAEVVSYSHATNKYEVDDIDEEGKERHTLSRRRIIPLPQWKANPETDPEALFQKEQLVLALYPQTTCFYRALIHTPPQRPQDDYSVLFEDTSYADGYSPPLNVAQRYVVACKEPKKK; this is translated from the exons GAGGAGCGATCACGGAGCGAACACAACCTTGTTAACATCCAGAAGACCCATGAGCGGATGCAGACAGAAAACAAGA TTTCTCCCTATTACCGGACAAAGCTGCGTGGCCTCTATACAACTGCCAAGGCTGATGCAGAGGCCGAGTGCAA CATCCTCCGGAAGGCCCTAGATAAGATTGCTGAAATCAAGTCTCTGTTGGAAGAGAGGCGGATCG CGGCCAAGATTGCGGGCCTGTACAATGACTCGGAGCCCCCTCGGAAGACCATGCGCAGAGGGGTGCTGATGACCCTGCTGCAGCAGTCAGCCATGACTTTGCCTCTGTGGATTGGGAAGCCTGGCGACAA GCCCCCACCTCTTTGTGGGGCCATTCCAGCCTCAGGGGACTACGTGGCCAAACCTGGAGACAAAGTGGCTGCCCGGGTGAAGGCTGTGGATGGGGATGAACAGTGGATCCTGGCTGAAGTGGTCAGTTACAGCCATGCCACCAACAA GTATGAGGTGGATGACATTGATGAGGAAGGCAAAGA GAGACACACCCTGAGCCGACGGCGGATCATCCCTCTGCCCCAGTGGAAGGCCAACCCTGAGACAGACCCCGAAGCCTTATTCCAGAAGGAGCAGCTGGTGCTGGCCCTGTATCCCCAGACCACCTGCTTCTACCGGGCCCTGATCCACACGCCCCCGCAGCGG CCCCAGGACGACTACTCGGTCCTGTTTGAAGACACCTCGTATGCAGATGGCTACTCCCCTCCCCTTAATGTGGCCCAGAGGTATGTGGTGGCTTGTAAGGAGCCCAAGAAAAAGTGA